A window of Oncorhynchus nerka isolate Pitt River linkage group LG4, Oner_Uvic_2.0, whole genome shotgun sequence contains these coding sequences:
- the LOC135571554 gene encoding CYFIP-related Rac1 interactor A-like, translating to MGNLIKVLGKDLENCPHFFLDFENAQPTEAETAVWNQVSAVLEEAHGILAELQSYNGAGQEIREAIQNPGDLQLQEKAWNAVCPLVAKLKRFYEFSLRLENALRSLLEALTSPPYAPMQHLEREQALAKQFAEILHFTLSFDELKMTNPAIQNDFSYYRRTISRNRLNNQQCLLITT from the exons ATGGGGAACCTCATTAAGGTCCTTGGCAAGGATTTAGAAAACTGTCCACATTTTTTCCTGGACTTTGAAA atGCTCAGCCTACGGAGGCAGAGACGGCGGTATGGAACCAGGTCAGTGCTGTCCTGGAGGAGGCCCACGGCATCCTGGCTGAACTACAGTCATACAACGGGGCGGGACAGGAGATacgagag gccATCCAGAACCCAGGTGATCTGCAGTTACAGGAGAAGGCCTGGAACGCAGTCTGCCCCCTGGTGGCCAAGCTCAAACGCTTCTACGAGTTCTCCCTCCGACTGg AAAATGCCCTGCGTAGCCTGTTGGAGGCTCTGACGAGCCCTCCCTACGCTCCCATGCagcacctagagagagaacaggcccTGGCCAAACAGTTCGCTGAGATACTCCACTTCACCCTCAGCTTCGACGAACTaaaa ATGACAAACCCAGCCATTCAGAATGACTTCAGCTACTACAGGAGGACAATCAGTAGAAACAGGCTGAACAACCAGCAG tgtttactcatcaccacatag